The Terriglobia bacterium genome includes a region encoding these proteins:
- a CDS encoding response regulator yields MTVKTAKPKVLVVDDERVIADTLAIILNQHGFDASAVYTGTAAVERARIVRPDLIISDVIMPDVNGIEAAINIRKFLPGCKILLFSGQAATADLLESARAQGHEFEILAKPVHPQDLLAKLRG; encoded by the coding sequence ATGACTGTTAAGACGGCCAAGCCCAAGGTGCTGGTGGTGGACGACGAACGCGTCATCGCCGATACCCTGGCGATCATTCTCAACCAGCATGGCTTCGATGCTTCCGCCGTTTATACCGGGACAGCGGCCGTCGAGCGCGCCCGCATTGTCAGGCCCGACCTGATCATCAGCGATGTCATCATGCCCGACGTGAACGGCATCGAGGCCGCCATCAACATCCGCAAGTTCCTGCCGGGATGCAAGATCCTGCTGTTTTCCGGTCAGGCGGCCACGGCCGACCTGCTGGAGAGCGCGCGCGCCCAGGGACACGAATTCGAGATCCTGGCCAAGCCCGTCCATCCCCAGGATCTGCTGGCGAAATTGCGCGGGTAA
- the recR gene encoding recombination mediator RecR: protein MSKFAEPMARLIDELKKLPGIGAKSAQRLAFHILRSSDDDAEALAAAVRDIKAHLRLCSVCNNITDIDPCSYCSSATRNRRLVCVVEEPTNIAAVEKTRQYNGVYHVLHGSLSPLHGVGPEHLRISNLVRRIDAGEVDEVILATNPTVEGEATAVYLSQQIRRPGVKVTRIATGIPAGSDIEYADEVTMLKSIEGRREM from the coding sequence ATGTCTAAGTTTGCCGAGCCGATGGCTCGCCTGATTGACGAGCTGAAGAAGCTGCCGGGAATCGGCGCCAAGAGCGCGCAACGGCTGGCCTTCCATATTCTGCGCTCCAGCGACGACGATGCCGAGGCGCTGGCCGCCGCGGTTCGCGACATCAAGGCCCACCTGCGTCTGTGCTCGGTCTGCAACAACATCACCGATATTGATCCCTGCTCCTACTGCAGCAGCGCGACGCGCAACCGGCGCCTGGTGTGCGTGGTCGAAGAACCGACTAACATCGCGGCCGTCGAGAAGACGCGGCAATACAACGGCGTCTACCACGTGCTGCACGGGTCCCTCTCACCGCTGCACGGAGTCGGGCCGGAGCACCTGCGGATATCGAACCTGGTGCGGCGCATAGATGCCGGCGAGGTGGACGAAGTCATCCTGGCAACCAACCCGACGGTGGAAGGCGAGGCCACGGCGGTGTACCTGTCGCAGCAAATCCGGCGGCCGGGAGTCAAGGTCACCAGAATCGCCACCGGAATTCCCGCCGGCAGCGACATCGAGTACGCCGATGAGGTCACCATGCTGAAGTCGATAGAGGGGCGGCGGGAAATGTGA
- a CDS encoding YbaB/EbfC family nucleoid-associated protein has protein sequence MGGFNPKQLQELMSQAKRQYDDLQRKMQEIVVEASSGGGSVTVKMNGQKQVLSITMDPETVKSGDIEMLQDLVTAAVNAAVHKVDEQMQSTVGGMLGGMGMPF, from the coding sequence ATGGGCGGATTCAATCCAAAGCAGCTTCAAGAACTGATGTCGCAGGCCAAGCGGCAATACGACGACCTGCAGCGCAAGATGCAGGAGATCGTGGTGGAAGCCTCGTCGGGCGGCGGGTCGGTAACCGTGAAAATGAACGGGCAGAAGCAGGTGCTGTCCATCACGATGGATCCGGAAACGGTGAAGTCGGGTGACATCGAGATGCTCCAGGACCTGGTGACGGCGGCGGTGAATGCGGCGGTGCATAAGGTGGACGAGCAGATGCAATCGACCGTCGGCGGCATGCTGGGCGGGATGGGAATGCCATTTTGA